In Pantoea cypripedii, the following proteins share a genomic window:
- the degQ gene encoding serine endoprotease DegQ produces the protein MKKQARLLSALALSIGMSLAAAPNALATLPAQIQGQALPSLAPMLEKVLPAVVSVHVEGTETAAQGQDLPEPLKRFFGQLPGQNQQPQPFEGLGSGVIIDAAKGYVLTNNHVVNGADKISVQLSDGNEYDAKLIGHDEQTDIALIQIQGAKNLTQVKIADSDTLRVGDFAVAIGNPFGLGQTATSGIISALGRSGLNLEGLENFIQTDAAINRGNSGGALVNLNGELIGINTAILASSGGNIGIGFAIPSNMAMNLAQQLIQFGEVRRGQLGIKGTEMTADMAKAFNVDAQRGAFVSEVLPKSAAEKAGIKAGDIITSVNDKAITSFAELRVKIGTTPPGQQVKLGLLRDGKPITINVTLDQSAQTTASAQLLSPALQGATLSDGNTKTGDKGVKVDAIEKGTPAEQVGLQKDDVIVGVNRSRVESLAEMRKVLDTKPPVLALNVVRGEDSIYLLLR, from the coding sequence ATGAAAAAACAAGCACGACTGTTAAGCGCATTAGCCTTGAGCATTGGGATGAGTCTGGCCGCCGCGCCAAACGCACTGGCAACTCTCCCGGCGCAAATTCAGGGGCAGGCACTGCCGAGCCTGGCACCGATGCTGGAAAAAGTGTTACCGGCAGTGGTCAGTGTGCATGTGGAAGGCACCGAAACCGCCGCGCAGGGGCAGGATCTGCCTGAGCCACTGAAACGCTTTTTTGGTCAGTTGCCGGGACAAAACCAGCAACCTCAGCCTTTTGAAGGGCTTGGCTCTGGCGTTATCATTGACGCCGCCAAAGGCTATGTGCTGACCAACAATCATGTGGTGAATGGTGCGGACAAAATCAGCGTTCAGTTGAGCGATGGCAACGAGTATGACGCCAAACTGATTGGTCATGATGAGCAGACCGATATTGCGCTGATTCAGATACAGGGCGCGAAAAACCTGACCCAGGTGAAAATTGCCGATTCCGATACCCTCAGAGTGGGTGACTTCGCCGTTGCCATCGGTAACCCGTTTGGCCTTGGTCAGACTGCCACCTCTGGCATCATCTCGGCACTGGGTCGCAGCGGCCTCAATCTCGAAGGTCTGGAAAACTTTATCCAGACTGATGCCGCCATTAACCGTGGCAACTCCGGTGGCGCGCTGGTCAATCTCAATGGCGAGCTGATCGGTATCAACACCGCGATTCTGGCCTCCAGCGGCGGCAATATCGGTATCGGCTTTGCTATCCCGAGCAATATGGCGATGAACCTGGCACAGCAGCTGATTCAGTTCGGCGAAGTGCGACGTGGACAGTTGGGCATCAAAGGGACGGAAATGACCGCCGATATGGCGAAGGCATTTAACGTCGATGCGCAGCGTGGTGCCTTCGTTTCTGAAGTGCTACCGAAATCCGCAGCAGAAAAAGCGGGGATTAAGGCTGGCGATATCATCACCTCAGTGAATGACAAAGCCATTACCAGCTTTGCCGAACTGCGGGTGAAAATTGGTACCACGCCTCCGGGCCAGCAGGTGAAACTTGGCCTGTTGCGCGATGGCAAACCGATCACCATTAACGTCACGCTGGATCAGAGTGCGCAAACCACCGCCAGTGCCCAGCTGCTGTCACCGGCATTACAGGGCGCAACCCTGAGCGATGGCAATACCAAAACGGGTGATAAAGGGGTGAAAGTTGACGCCATCGAGAAAGGCACACCGGCTGAACAGGTGGGTCTGCAGAAAGATGATGTGATTGTCGGCGTGAACCGCAGCCGGGTGGAAAGCCTGGCGGAAATGCGCAAAGTGCTGGATACGAAACCGCCGGTACTGGCACTGAATGTGGTGCGCGGCGAAGACAGTATTTACCTGCTCTTACGATAA
- the zapG gene encoding Z-ring associated protein ZapG — protein MTWEYGLIGLVIGIIVGAVAVRFGNKKLREQRTMQYELEKSKAELADYREELTNHFARSAELLDNMARDYRQLYQHMAKGSNDLLPNLPGEKNPFAYQLTEAEADNDQAPVQIPRDYSDGASGLLRGGERAPRN, from the coding sequence ATGACCTGGGAATACGGGCTGATTGGTTTAGTGATTGGCATTATTGTCGGCGCAGTCGCTGTGCGTTTTGGCAACAAAAAACTGCGCGAACAGCGCACCATGCAGTACGAACTGGAAAAATCCAAGGCTGAATTGGCGGATTACCGCGAAGAGCTGACCAACCACTTCGCGCGCAGCGCAGAACTGCTCGATAACATGGCGCGTGATTACCGCCAGCTGTATCAGCATATGGCGAAAGGTTCTAACGACCTGCTGCCGAATCTGCCAGGCGAGAAAAATCCGTTTGCCTATCAGCTGACGGAAGCGGAAGCCGATAACGATCAGGCGCCGGTGCAAATCCCGCGCGACTATTCTGATGGCGCATCCGGCCTGTTACGTGGCGGCGAACGCGCACCGCGTAATTAA